A region of Plantactinospora sp. BC1 DNA encodes the following proteins:
- a CDS encoding M28 family peptidase: MESRPDSPAADAEAPEKFAVNRRRALALGLGGAAALATAGPAWAVTDQRPGAVRPPSLGVHDRLVAGRVSARRALHHLRHLSERIGPRIGGTSSERTAAKYLADELDDLGYRTTLQPFTVADKFLGQLSSRPGLPDDLNWQVGASPHAALDTRVTGRVVDVGAGAPENYPADVAGKVVLVDYVAAQRETLVATAVAKRVAAVVFLPADLAEPRRAQAFSPTLPGSATSPVPIPVVGVAQAQKHRLRERLAARPLTLTVATSAHRGLTSHNVLAERAPRWGGQNSPVVMVTAHYDTVIGAPGANDDGSGTVLCLELARVLRSLPVDATIRFGLWGSEEQGLLGSRYHVAQLPQAERDRIVAVYQNDMVATSWDPATRYWLLSFDGLANRATDEVAAAATRLGYQPRISPVTQRGSSDHQSFQEVGIASANFSWRGEESPALLEPPYHSPEDTIEKNISLSRLQVSLELIGTAAYATARRP; this comes from the coding sequence TTGGAGAGCCGCCCCGATTCGCCCGCCGCCGACGCCGAGGCTCCGGAGAAGTTCGCGGTCAACCGACGCCGGGCGCTCGCGCTCGGCCTGGGCGGTGCGGCCGCCCTCGCCACCGCCGGCCCGGCCTGGGCGGTGACCGACCAGCGCCCGGGTGCGGTCCGTCCACCGAGCCTGGGCGTGCACGACCGGCTGGTCGCCGGCCGTGTCTCGGCCAGGCGGGCGCTGCACCACCTGCGGCATCTCTCCGAGCGGATCGGCCCGCGCATCGGCGGCACCTCCTCCGAGCGGACCGCCGCGAAATACCTCGCCGACGAACTCGACGACCTCGGCTACCGGACGACCCTCCAGCCGTTCACCGTCGCCGACAAGTTCCTCGGCCAGCTCAGCTCCCGTCCCGGCCTGCCCGACGACCTGAACTGGCAGGTCGGGGCGTCGCCACACGCCGCCCTCGACACCCGGGTCACCGGCCGGGTGGTGGACGTCGGCGCCGGGGCACCGGAAAACTACCCGGCGGACGTCGCCGGCAAGGTCGTACTCGTCGACTACGTCGCGGCGCAGCGCGAGACCCTGGTCGCCACCGCCGTGGCCAAGCGGGTCGCGGCGGTGGTCTTCCTGCCGGCCGACCTCGCGGAGCCGCGCCGGGCGCAGGCGTTCTCGCCCACCCTGCCCGGCTCGGCCACCTCGCCGGTGCCGATCCCGGTCGTCGGCGTCGCCCAGGCGCAGAAGCACCGGCTGCGGGAGCGGCTCGCCGCCCGCCCGCTGACCCTGACCGTCGCCACCTCGGCGCACCGGGGCCTCACCTCGCACAACGTGCTCGCCGAGCGGGCGCCCAGGTGGGGTGGCCAGAACAGCCCGGTCGTCATGGTGACCGCGCACTACGACACGGTGATCGGCGCACCGGGCGCCAACGACGACGGCTCGGGTACGGTGCTCTGCCTCGAACTGGCCCGGGTGCTGCGCAGCCTGCCCGTCGACGCGACCATCCGGTTCGGGCTCTGGGGCTCGGAGGAGCAGGGGCTGCTCGGCTCCCGCTACCACGTCGCCCAACTGCCGCAGGCCGAGCGGGACCGGATCGTCGCCGTCTACCAGAACGACATGGTGGCGACGAGCTGGGATCCGGCGACCCGGTACTGGCTGCTCTCCTTCGACGGTCTGGCGAACCGGGCCACCGACGAGGTCGCCGCCGCCGCGACCCGGCTCGGCTACCAGCCCCGGATCTCCCCGGTCACCCAGCGCGGTTCCAGCGACCACCAGTCGTTCCAGGAGGTCGGCATCGCCAGTGCCAACTTCTCCTGGCGGGGTGAGGAGTCTCCGGCGCTGCTGGAGCCGCCGTACCACAGCCCCGAGGACACCATCGAGAAGAACATCAGCCTCTCCCGGCTCCAGGTGTCGCTGGAGCTGATCGGCACCGCCGCGTACGCCACCGCCCGGCGCCCCTGA
- a CDS encoding ABC transporter ATP-binding protein, producing MPTGSPTARTVLTGAITGQLRHVLASAGLSASHQAGEALVPVLIGVVIDRAVGRGGVVDLIGWIGVLAVVFAVLSTSFRLSARTGERAVEQAAHQLRLSLTRRILDHRGGAETGRLPGALVATATGDADRVGSVNRALATAIGASTGLLVGGVALLVVSVPLGLLVLVGAPLLLWLAHRLGRPLERRSHAEQERAAYASGVAADLVAGLRVLKGLGAAPAAAQRYRRTSRESLAATVRAAQAQAWYDGTLLIITGLFVAAVGLLGGRLAAQGDLTVGQLVAAVGLALFLLGPLSIFGWVNAEFAQGRASADRIASVLGAPPATPTGDGSPDTPVRGRVDLRDVRHGTLCGVDLHVGAGELVGVVATDPAVADDLLRCLGRDVDPEHGSVELDGVGLHTLDPERLRAAILVAPHDADLFEGTLRDNVDAAASAGTDVRRALAAADVAEVARTLPQGIDTLLTERGRSLSGGQRQRVALARALAAEPPVLVLHDPTTAVDAATEARIAAGLRELRQGRTTLLVTTSPALLAVTDRVVLLDGGVVRAEGSHPDLIRRDAGYRSSALR from the coding sequence GTGCCGACCGGCAGTCCCACGGCACGTACCGTGCTGACCGGCGCCATCACCGGACAGCTCCGACACGTACTCGCCAGCGCCGGGCTCAGCGCCAGTCACCAGGCCGGCGAGGCACTCGTACCGGTGCTGATCGGTGTCGTCATCGACCGGGCCGTCGGCCGGGGCGGGGTGGTCGACCTGATCGGCTGGATCGGCGTACTGGCCGTGGTGTTCGCGGTGCTGTCGACGAGCTTCCGGCTCAGCGCCCGTACCGGTGAACGCGCCGTCGAGCAGGCCGCGCACCAGCTCCGGCTCTCGCTCACCCGGCGGATCCTGGACCACCGGGGCGGGGCCGAGACGGGTCGGCTGCCGGGTGCCCTGGTCGCCACCGCCACCGGTGACGCCGACCGGGTCGGTTCGGTGAACCGGGCCCTCGCCACCGCGATCGGAGCCTCCACCGGCCTGCTCGTCGGCGGCGTCGCCCTGCTGGTGGTCTCGGTGCCGCTCGGACTGCTGGTGCTGGTCGGCGCACCGCTGCTGCTCTGGCTGGCCCATCGACTCGGCCGGCCGCTGGAGCGGCGCAGCCACGCCGAGCAGGAGCGGGCGGCGTACGCCTCCGGGGTGGCCGCCGACCTCGTCGCCGGCCTGCGCGTACTCAAGGGTCTCGGCGCGGCCCCGGCCGCCGCCCAGCGCTACCGGCGGACCAGCCGCGAGTCGCTGGCCGCCACGGTCCGGGCGGCCCAGGCCCAGGCCTGGTACGACGGCACCCTGCTCATCATCACCGGACTCTTCGTCGCCGCCGTCGGCCTGCTCGGCGGCCGGCTGGCCGCGCAGGGCGACCTGACCGTCGGGCAACTCGTCGCGGCGGTCGGCCTGGCGCTCTTCCTGCTCGGACCGCTCTCCATCTTCGGCTGGGTGAACGCCGAGTTCGCCCAAGGCCGCGCCTCCGCCGACCGGATCGCCTCGGTACTCGGCGCACCCCCGGCGACGCCCACCGGAGACGGCTCCCCCGACACCCCGGTGCGCGGTCGTGTCGACCTGCGGGACGTCCGGCACGGCACGCTCTGCGGGGTCGACCTGCACGTCGGCGCGGGCGAACTGGTCGGCGTCGTGGCGACCGACCCGGCCGTCGCCGACGACCTGCTGCGCTGCCTCGGTCGCGACGTGGACCCGGAGCACGGCAGCGTCGAACTGGACGGCGTCGGCCTGCACACCCTGGACCCCGAGCGGCTGCGCGCCGCGATCCTGGTCGCCCCGCACGACGCCGACCTCTTCGAGGGGACCCTGCGGGACAACGTCGACGCGGCGGCGAGCGCCGGCACCGACGTACGCCGGGCGCTGGCCGCCGCCGACGTGGCGGAGGTGGCCCGGACGCTGCCGCAGGGAATCGACACGCTGCTCACCGAACGCGGACGGTCGCTCTCCGGCGGGCAGCGTCAGCGGGTGGCCCTGGCCCGGGCGCTCGCCGCCGAGCCGCCGGTACTGGTCCTGCACGATCCGACCACCGCGGTCGACGCGGCCACCGAGGCCCGGATCGCGGCCGGCCTGCGCGAACTCCGGCAGGGCCGGACGACGCTGCTGGTGACGACCAGCCCGGCGCTGCTCGCGGTCACCGACCGGGTGGTACTGCTCGACGGCGGCGTGGTGCGGGCCGAGGGGAGCCATCCCGACCTGATCCGGCGGGACGCCGGCTACCGGTCGTCGGCGCTGCGATGA